GAGCGCGAGGTGTTAGTACTCAGTGGTGGAGCACGGGGCACTGATCAAGTCGCCCATTCTCTGTGTTTGCGCTCAGAAAGGCCGACGGCAGTGTTTTTGCCGAGCGGAATTTTGAATCCCTATCCACAGCAAATCGGCGACTGGTATTCAGGCGTGTTGGCCGGGGGTGGCTCCATTGTCAGCCCCTTTGCGCCCTGGGAAAGGATGCAAAAGCAGAACTTCCACCAGCGCAATCACCTGATCGCCAGCCTTTCCAAGGTGGTATTGGCGGTTGATGCCTGTCGCCGCAGTGGCACCATGATCACGGCCCGGGCAGCAATGAACTATGGACGAACAGTTGCTGTTTTGCCCGGACATCCAAACTCGGAGCAGGGCTTGGGCGGATTGGACCTGGTCTACGATGGAGCGACGCCCTTGCGGGATCATGTGGACCTGGCAGGCCTGCTGTAACAAAAGAAACTCGGTACCTTATGTTAGGCGCGGGAAGCTCTTTTCAGGCTCCAAGCAGTAATCAAGGCAAAGAGGATATTGGTCACCCAAACCATAGGACCAACTGGCAGGGTGGCGCTTCCCTTGGTGAGATTCTCAAAGACAATGTAGAGAAGCCAATAGCTAACAATGATACCCAGGCAAATGGCAAAACCACCGCCCCGAGCTGAGCGCCGGTTGGCGGAGGTTCCGAAGCCCACTCCCAACAGGGCAAAGATCAAGCAGGCAGCAGCCAGGGCTGAGCGGCGATGGAACTCAACCAAAAGCTTTCTCCTGTCTTGGGGCTCCAGGTCCGGGTCTTTTAGACCGGCATTGATATCGGCCAGGGTGTGGGACAGCATGGATTTCTTTTTCTCTTCAATAGTGATGGGATCAAAAAGATTGATGTCGTAGCTTTCAAAATTGATTTTGGTGTAGGCAGCATCATTGGTGCGATGAATGTTTCCATCGAGAAGGCGCAGGAGAGCTGAATTTCCCTCTCGGGTTTGAGACTGCAGTACTTTGCCTTCCCGGGCAATAATGGTGAGAGGTGACTTTGGATCTCGCTCATCAAAAATGAAGACCTTGCGTAGCGTTCCTTCTTTTGAGTCTACGTTATTGGCGTACACCACCATATCAAAAAAACCTTCGGAGAAAATGCCTTCGCGAATGGTGGCGCTGGCCTTCAGGCGACCCAGCTCATTGATCATGACTTCAAATCTTCGGTTTCCCCAGGGAGCCAGGTAGAAGGCCGCCTGGGCGGAAATCACTACCGTCACGGCTCCCAAGACGATGGCGGGTAAGGACAGGTGTTTTAAATTGAGTCCCAGAGACTTCATGGCGACAATCTCTGAGTCTCCACTGAGTCGTCCATAAGTGAGCAATACCGCGAACAACAGGCTCATGGGCAGGATGATGGGAAGAAAGCTCACCGAAAGATAAACAATCATCTGCAAAATGTCCTGTACCTTCACCCCGTGGACGAGGACAAACTCGGTGAGGCGTAGAGCCTGAAAAATCAGAAGAATAAAAATAAATATCAGCGCGCCAAGAATAAAACTGGGGATCATCTCAACCAAGATGTAGAGAATAGCCAACCGAGCGCGCAAGAAGTCAAACAAAGGGGTTTTCCTTAATTGGTAGTTGGAACAAAAGTTCCCACGTTCTCCGGCTTTCCAATCGCCTTGCGAACATTCATCGCCATCTTGACCATATTTTCAAAATGACTTAGGTCCAATTGTGAAGCGGCATCACATTTGGCTTCCATCGGGCGGGGATGGGTCTCGATGAACAAAGCATCACAGCCTGCTGCTACCGCACCGAGAATCAAGTGAGGCACGTAGCGAGGCTCGCCTCCCGCAGGATCAGCACTGGAAATGCCGTACAATCGCACCACATGGGTGGCATCAAAACAAACAGGAGCGCCCAACTCCTGCATAACAGGAATGGACCGCATATCTGCAACCAGACGATTGTAGCCAAAACAGGTGCCCCGCTCAGTCAGCAACACATTTTTGTTTCCCGTTGAGCGAATTTTTGAAACCGCACCGCCCATTCCTTCAGGAGCGAGAAACTGACCTTTCTTGATGTTAACCGGACGCCCGGTTTCACCACAGGCAATCACTAGTGAAGTTTGTTGGCACATATAGGCCGGAATTTGTAGCACGTCCACGTGTTCGGCCACCATGGGCACCTCGTCCACGCGGTGAATGTCCGTGGTTACCGGCAGGCCAAATTCCTCACGGACACCGGCCAAAATCTTGAGACCTTCTTCGGCCATGGGGCCACGCCAGTTCTTTTCACTTCCACGATTATCTTTTTCAAAACTGGACTTAAAAATCAGACCAATTCCTAAGCGTTGACTGATGTCGGCCAGTTTTTTGGCGGTTTCATGAATCAGCTCTTTACTGTCAATCACACAGGGGCCGGCGATCAGCAAGAGGTCATGTCCCTGGCCGGCGACCAAATCCGTTCCCTTTGGAGTGGGAACACGAAATTCACGGGTCGGAAGTTCAACTGTTTCTACGCGAGTCTTGGTATCCATAATGTCCCTTTCGGCAGGCTCAAGCCTTCCCAGTTTAGCAAACCCTTGGCCCGAGAGCAGCTCCATACTGGAGGTAAATTCAAAGCAATGGTTCCGTGACCTAGGGCTTAATATTAGGTGTCAAATTTGTCAAAGGTCAGTCTGTGGGACGGAGGAGTCTGGGGAGTGTTGACCCTTTGCTTCCGAAAAGAAGATAATAAATACAGCTATGTTGCGTGTTCTTTTGGCAATTGATGATTATGGCGAAATGGTCTACCTGCAGACCCTGATGAAGAAATTGGGGTTCGACGTGGATGGAGTCCAATCGCAGCGTGCTTTCGCTGGTAAGCAACTGGGTTTTAACCCCCAAGTGGTTTTGGCTACCGCTAATGGGCGTCGGGTCAACGGCATTGAGCTGGCCGAGTCCACGCGGCGTCCTCAAGGCATTCCCCAGTTTATTCTTCTCATTCACCCCCAACAGCGGGACGAGATCGACTTTGAGAATCTCAAAAACGTGGATGGGCACCTGGAAAGTCCCGTCAATGTGCAAAAGCTGCTGGAAATCATCGCCAACGTGGGGGGAGTGGACGCAGCAGCCCTCATGGAGAAATACAATCGCATGAAGGCAAGCTTACAGCCCGATGAGGAAGGGGACCTGACCATTCTCAAGGGCGACTCAACGGGACCAATCGATCCAGATCCCACCATGCCTCCTCACTCGGCAAGCCCCAGTGAACCTAGTCAAGACGTGACTCTTATTAAAGGGGAAAAGGCAGAGTCTGAGGCCCAGTATCTCAAAGGGGAGGCCCCGGGTGCGAGTCAAGCTTCTCGCTCCATCGAGGAGGAGCTGGAGGCCGCCGGGGAGTTGAGTCTGGAGACCGGTCAAAACCAATACGCGGTCGAGGGTTTACCATCTGAAGTCAGAGAAGCCCGCTTTCGTAAATATCTCGATGAGCTTCCCGAACCCACCGAGAATGGCTTTACCCGGGAAAAAGTGGTGGCCATGAATAAAGAACTTCGTCGCACAGAGGATACTGTTGGTCTCAAAGACCTGGAGGAAGAGCGACAGGGCTTCGTCAAACAGCTGTTTACAGAAGGCAAGAACAAGAAAAAGTCTTAGCCTACTATCAAAATAAACGCCCCGCTTATCACTTTAACTGCATTTATGATTTAGGAAGACTTCTTTTTGCCCACAGCAAAAAATTTGCTGAAGACACCGGTGAGCTCGCCGGTAGTTCCCCGCGCATTATCTTTGCCTTCGAGAGCCACTAACTCCCTTTTTGCAGACATGAGTGAGGGGTCCATAGTGCTGGCGTGTTTGAAGTAGGTATAGGCCTTGTCGAAGCGCCCGATGAGTTTGAAGTAAAGACCCTTGACGAAGATGTAATTGGCCGAGTGTCTTTCTTCCGGAGGAACCTGATTGAGTTCATAGCCCACATCAGCGATGAATTTCTCCTGCTTGCTTTGGGGGCAACCCACTTTGATTTTGGCCCACACATGGAAGATGATCAAATCGCCACGTTGGTTCTTCTTTTTGCGGATTTCATCGAGAATTTCCAAGGCCTTTTGGTAGCGACCCCTGTGCAGGAAGGTCACTGCGTCTTCAAAGGCGGCCTCCATTCTCAGTACTTCGTCGGCGAGACCCATCTCCAGCTCCTGCACATATGCAGATCTTCGATTGCGGTCCCGCAGGACATCATAGGCATCGGCAATGCGGGCAAAGACGGCTTGCTGGAGTTCATGGGCTTCTTTTGGTGCCCCCGGGTCTAATTTGTCAGGATGCAGAACCTTCGCTAGCTCCAGATAGGCCCTGTTGATTTCCTTGTCCCGGGCTTTTTGACTGAGTCCCAAGATTTCGTAATAGTTTTGCATTTCAAAATCTTCCAACATCACCTTGAGTCGCTTGACCTTTCCGGAGTAGTCAACAGAGTTGAAGCGGCGGTTGTCGAAGACAAGAATTCTTTCCAGGAACAAAAAGTGAAGGGCACGCAAAACTTTTTGCTCATATATGGATGAAGTGTCCAAAATCTCCTGCAGAGTTTTGCGATTGTCCACCATCTTGAGCAAATTGGGCACCGGTCCAAGCAAGGATTGGCTTTTGACCAGCTCATACTGACTCTTCTCTGGTCCGAACTTCACCGAATGCTCCATCCAGGGAGTGTAGTAGGCACGGAGCCACTCATAGGTCACTTTCGAGCTGACCCAGTCATTGAGAAGGGTGGCCAGATTGGCCGAGTTAATCGACACATCGCTCTCTTTCACCTGGTGCTCAAGAAAACTCACCTGAATCGAAGTGTCCTGGACGGTCTTACTGAGGCGAATGGCCATTTGCTCCCGGCGAATAATGCGAATCGCGTGGGGGCTCATGGCGTTGGCTTCAACCAGCCTCTCACCAAGCGGTTTCTCACTCGGGTAGTTGAGACTTTCTTCCACTTCTTCACTGGAGGTAAATCCGTGTTCAACGAGAAGAATGCCAAAGTAGGAGGTCTTGTCATTGACGTTGACCTGAACGATTTCGCCGTTGGAAATGGCCACCGAAGACACTTCGCCGTCAGCGGTGAGGAGATTCAAATGTCCCGACAGGTTCGTTCCGACTAACAGGGAGTAGACCCAGGGCAAATCAAATCCATGAATGGTTTCTGTTTCTTCAATGGCTTTGAGTCTCTCTCGGGCGGTGTGCCCATCGCTTGCCATCAGTTGAAACAAAGGGTCCCGATCGGGCTCCAGGTCCTCTTCAAAGGTGGTGTCGACCTTGTTGACCAGGGTCTGAATATCAAAAGGTTTGACGTAAAAGCCGTCAGCCTTGACCTTGCGAATGGCATCATTGGAGAAGGAGCGGTCCTTGAAAATACCGCTGACCAAAAGGATTTTGAAATCATCTCCAGCCATCTTGCGGAACTCTTCGCCTAATTGGATCCCGTTCACTTTAGGGAGCATGCAATCGAGAATAACGACTTTGTAATCAGTAATTTTAAAGGCTGACATGGCTTCGTCGGCCGAAGTGGCCCAGCGACAGGGATACCCTGCCCTTTGGAAGGCCTCTTCAACAGCGGCCCCAACAGTTTCATCATCCTCAACAAGAAGGATTTTAACATCCTGTTTTTGCATCACTTACCTATCGGTCTGCGCTGGGAGTCATATAAGGCAAGAATGGCGAAAGCTGACTAAAGTCCAGGGCTTGACAGCGTCAAATGACGCCACATATTGGGAGTCAAACGAGATGAGGGGATTTGGTTGCTCCTTTTCTTATTTTGCAACAATATCCCAGACCATAGGAGGAGATAAGATGGCGACCAACGCGGTAACAGATTCAAGTTTCGATTCAGATGTTCTCAAATCCAGCACCCCAGTACTGGTGGATTTTTGGGCTGAATGGTGTGGTCCCTGTCGTGCTCTGGCCCCCAAATTGGATGAGATTGCTGCAGAATTAGGCAGTTCAGTCAAAATCCTCAAGCTGAATGTGGATGAGAATCAAGCAACTCCAGTCAAATATGGTGTCCGCGGAATTCCCACCATGATTCTGTTTAAGGGTGGCCAGCAAGTCGGACAGGTGACTGGCAACCTACCAAAAGAAGACATTTTGGCCATGCTTCAGCAGCATATCTAAAACAGATAGCGCCGATAGGCGATTGAGGAAATGAGTCCCAATCCCACCATGGTGGACAGCATTCCAGTTCCACCGTAACTCAAAAGTGGGAGAGGGACTCCCACAATTGGCAAAATGCCAATCACCATGCCGATGTTGATAAACATATGCCAAAAGATATAGGACAGGACGCCCACCACCACGAGGGCGCCAAACTTATCCCGGCCCTGGCTGGCAATGCGAATCCCCATCACCAATAGGACCATGAATAGACCGAGAGTGAGCATGCTGCCAATAAAGCCGTGTTCTTCGCTCAGAACGCTGTAGATAAAGTCTGTGTGCCGCTCAGGGAGAAATTCCAATTGGGATTGGGTTCCTTTGCGGAAACCTTTGCCCAGGATCTTGCCGCTACCCACGGCAATCTTGGATTGGATGCTGTTGTAACCTGCCCCACGTGGGTCGCGACCGGGATAGACAAAGGTGAGAATGCGATTTTTCTGGTAAGGCTTGAGTCCAAAATTCCACACCATGGGAGCTGCCACCAATCCGATAGCCAAACAGGCAGCCAGAATCGATTTCTTAACTCGCACAAACATGATCATGGACATGGCAATAAAGACCAACAGCATGGCCGTTCCCAAATCTGGTTGTTTCACAACCAGAGCAAAGGGGACGCCGACAATCAGCCCCGGAATGACAAGATCTTTGTAGCCAAGACCTTTACGCACGTCTTTGTGACTGAGGTATTTGGCGAGGACCAAAATCAGTGTGAGCTTCATTGTTTCCGATGGTTGATAGTGGAAAAATCCCAGATCCAGCCAGCGCTGGGCGCCGAGAATCCGTCTACCCACCACCATCACCGCACCTAGAGCCGCCACATTGAGACCATAGAGCAAATAGGCGAGACGGCCAAAAATCTCGTAGTTGATTAAGGTAATAACAAAAAAGAATCCCCAGCCAGCAAGGAGCCAGGCAATTTGATTGATAAACAGGCGATTGGTTCCCACATCGTGAACGCCGTGGGTGGCGCTGTATAAGTTGATCAGGCCGATGAGGTTTAAACCCAGTATGACAATGGCAAAGCTGAGGTCAAGGCGCTTGGTAAATGTACGTTCCTCCACCTGAATGGCTGACTTCATTCCAGCTCCTCTTCCGTAGAGACATGTTCTGGCTCAGGTTTTTTGGGGGCTATCTTCACCTTCGGCTTGGGCTTACTAATCCAATCGGGATGATATTTTTCCATGTAGGCCAAGATCACGTCCCGCGCCACCGGAGCACCACCCGTTGAGCCGTGACAGGCATGTTCAGCCAGAACCGCAACCGTGATCTCAGGCTTATCAGCTGGTGCGAAGCCCACAAACCACCCATGGTGTCGTTGATTAAAGGGGCGTTCTTCGCACTTGTCGTAGATTTGATCCGCTGAATAAGAACGCATTTGGACAGTTCCGGTTTTACCGGCCATTTCAACTCCTGGTATCTTCCACCACCTCGCGGTGCCACGTTCACCATTGGCAACTCTCCACATTCCTTTTTTGACCGTCTTGAAGGTCTCCTTGGATATAAAAAGGCCTTCCTCGTTGGGCTGGCTTGCATCACGGATTAGGTGTGGTTGGAATTCCTTAATAAGTTCATTGTCCTGGTTAATTATCTTTTTCACCACAAAGGGGCGGTAGAGAGGTCCTTCTTGGCCAATGGTGGAATAGGCCATGGCCATTTGCAAAGCGTTGGTCAAAACATATCCTTGGCCGATGGCATTGCTGAGGTTTTCCCCAGGTTGCCATTCCTCACCCATCTGCTTCAACTTCCAATCGCGTGTGGGAATTAAACCGGGAACTTCGTTGGACATATTGATGCCCGTATAATTGCCCAGGCCTAAGAGTTTGGCGTAGCCAGCCATTTTGTCGATGCCAAGGGCAATGCCCATTTTGTAGAAAAACACATTGGATGAGCGTTCGATGGCTTCAGCTACTGTGACGTTTCCGTGTCCCCCCTTCATGTGATCGTGGTAGATGCGCCGACCAAAGCGTATAAATCCGGGTGCGTGAACGACGGTATTTGGAGTGATTACCTTTTCCTGAAGAGCCGCCAGGGCAACAATGGGTTTAAAAGTGGAACCTGGGGAGTAGTGGTCCTGAATAACTCGATTACGTAGGGGACGAAAGGGATCATTGATCAATTTTCCCCAAACCTCGGGTGAGATTCCGGTGGAAAAGCTGTTCGGGTCATAGGAGGGAGAACTCAGCCAGGCGAGGACTTCGCCGTTGGACTTAAGGGCGACCAGACTGCCCACGCGCGGGCCAATGTGGTCCTCGCGGTTCATGGCGGTGTACGCGGCCTGCTGAATATCTCGGTCTATGGTCAAAATCAAATTATGGCCGGGAATGGCATCTTGGGGCTTAAAGCCAAAGGCCCTAGGGGAGTCTGCATCTGTTCTTCGGCCGCGGGCATCCACTTCAACAATGGAAATGCCATCCAGGCCGCGCAGATATCGCTCCCAGACCTCCTCCAATCCATTTTTGCCGATGATGTCACCCTGTTCAAAGTTAAAGACAACGCGAAATTTATTATTGAATTTTGAAATCTGTTCTTTGGAGATCTCCGCGACATAACCAAAAAGCTGTGCGCCACTTTCCAGGAGGGGATAGTGGCGGGTGATGGCCTCATTGATGTTGAGGCCTGGATGATCCAGACGCAAAAGCTTGAGGCGATAGACTTCGTCGAGGCTGAGATTCTCTTTGATTTTGACCGGGCGAAAGGGGCCATTTTTGCGGCGGCTGCGCTTGACTGTGGTCACAATGGTGTTGGCTGGGGAATCCAAAATAGGACTGATGGCGCTAGAGGTTTCCTTCAGTTTCACCGCATACTGAGGAGAAATGGTGGCCTCAAAGCCAGGGAGGTTGTCCACCAAAACCCGTCCCTCACGATCCAATATGAGTCCACGTGGCGCTGGGATTTTAGTTTCCTTGATCAGGTTTTTTTCCGAGAAATCGCGGAGTTCAGTGCCCATGATGATCTGCAAATACCAAAGTCGGGCAAAGATAATAAATCCTGATCCCAACACCAGAATATACAGAAGCCGATATCTGGGTAGGTAGGATTTGGCTTCTTCTTCTGAATTGGAAATGTACTTGCTACTCATGGCCGAGTGCTTCCATTTCCTTGGGTCGTTCTTTGTGGGTCAGATGATCAAATAAATAAAATATTTGAAGCAGCGGCAGGGCTGCCAACATGGTAAGTAAAGGCTCTAGGGCCCAATGAAACCAGGCCGGGTTGGTGAGAGGATTGTCCTCGTAGCCCCAGGAAAAGAGGGTGTGCAAGAGGGGCACAGAAAAGCTGGCCGCTCCGCAGATCAGCATAAAATTGGTGGCCCCGGATGTGTATATCCTTTGCTTGAGCACAAACATCACTGCAAATAGGGTGACATTGACGAGGAGAAAGATGCCTCCGCTAGTCGCAGTCAGAGAGCCGAGGAGCAGG
This is a stretch of genomic DNA from Pseudobdellovibrionaceae bacterium. It encodes these proteins:
- a CDS encoding DNA-protecting protein DprA — its product is MKQEPDSYFYLSYLHWQTRALNLGHFVCSHQLQDEPQYWFVRGPWPVEVLRFFAEDPQWWERAREYHRRLESGGVRCLVYGQPDYPQDFLQLDQPPLVLTYMGSSHWTQGGHLAVVGSRNLSGDSRSWLEKNLRLLFAEREVLVLSGGARGTDQVAHSLCLRSERPTAVFLPSGILNPYPQQIGDWYSGVLAGGGSIVSPFAPWERMQKQNFHQRNHLIASLSKVVLAVDACRRSGTMITARAAMNYGRTVAVLPGHPNSEQGLGGLDLVYDGATPLRDHVDLAGLL
- a CDS encoding LptF/LptG family permease, which translates into the protein MIPSFILGALIFIFILLIFQALRLTEFVLVHGVKVQDILQMIVYLSVSFLPIILPMSLLFAVLLTYGRLSGDSEIVAMKSLGLNLKHLSLPAIVLGAVTVVISAQAAFYLAPWGNRRFEVMINELGRLKASATIREGIFSEGFFDMVVYANNVDSKEGTLRKVFIFDERDPKSPLTIIAREGKVLQSQTREGNSALLRLLDGNIHRTNDAAYTKINFESYDINLFDPITIEEKKKSMLSHTLADINAGLKDPDLEPQDRRKLLVEFHRRSALAAACLIFALLGVGFGTSANRRSARGGGFAICLGIIVSYWLLYIVFENLTKGSATLPVGPMVWVTNILFALITAWSLKRASRA
- the kdsA gene encoding 3-deoxy-8-phosphooctulonate synthase; protein product: MDTKTRVETVELPTREFRVPTPKGTDLVAGQGHDLLLIAGPCVIDSKELIHETAKKLADISQRLGIGLIFKSSFEKDNRGSEKNWRGPMAEEGLKILAGVREEFGLPVTTDIHRVDEVPMVAEHVDVLQIPAYMCQQTSLVIACGETGRPVNIKKGQFLAPEGMGGAVSKIRSTGNKNVLLTERGTCFGYNRLVADMRSIPVMQELGAPVCFDATHVVRLYGISSADPAGGEPRYVPHLILGAVAAGCDALFIETHPRPMEAKCDAASQLDLSHFENMVKMAMNVRKAIGKPENVGTFVPTTN
- a CDS encoding response regulator encodes the protein MQKQDVKILLVEDDETVGAAVEEAFQRAGYPCRWATSADEAMSAFKITDYKVVILDCMLPKVNGIQLGEEFRKMAGDDFKILLVSGIFKDRSFSNDAIRKVKADGFYVKPFDIQTLVNKVDTTFEEDLEPDRDPLFQLMASDGHTARERLKAIEETETIHGFDLPWVYSLLVGTNLSGHLNLLTADGEVSSVAISNGEIVQVNVNDKTSYFGILLVEHGFTSSEEVEESLNYPSEKPLGERLVEANAMSPHAIRIIRREQMAIRLSKTVQDTSIQVSFLEHQVKESDVSINSANLATLLNDWVSSKVTYEWLRAYYTPWMEHSVKFGPEKSQYELVKSQSLLGPVPNLLKMVDNRKTLQEILDTSSIYEQKVLRALHFLFLERILVFDNRRFNSVDYSGKVKRLKVMLEDFEMQNYYEILGLSQKARDKEINRAYLELAKVLHPDKLDPGAPKEAHELQQAVFARIADAYDVLRDRNRRSAYVQELEMGLADEVLRMEAAFEDAVTFLHRGRYQKALEILDEIRKKKNQRGDLIIFHVWAKIKVGCPQSKQEKFIADVGYELNQVPPEERHSANYIFVKGLYFKLIGRFDKAYTYFKHASTMDPSLMSAKRELVALEGKDNARGTTGELTGVFSKFFAVGKKKSS
- the trxA gene encoding thioredoxin, with the translated sequence MATNAVTDSSFDSDVLKSSTPVLVDFWAEWCGPCRALAPKLDEIAAELGSSVKILKLNVDENQATPVKYGVRGIPTMILFKGGQQVGQVTGNLPKEDILAMLQQHI
- the rodA gene encoding rod shape-determining protein RodA: MKSAIQVEERTFTKRLDLSFAIVILGLNLIGLINLYSATHGVHDVGTNRLFINQIAWLLAGWGFFFVITLINYEIFGRLAYLLYGLNVAALGAVMVVGRRILGAQRWLDLGFFHYQPSETMKLTLILVLAKYLSHKDVRKGLGYKDLVIPGLIVGVPFALVVKQPDLGTAMLLVFIAMSMIMFVRVKKSILAACLAIGLVAAPMVWNFGLKPYQKNRILTFVYPGRDPRGAGYNSIQSKIAVGSGKILGKGFRKGTQSQLEFLPERHTDFIYSVLSEEHGFIGSMLTLGLFMVLLVMGIRIASQGRDKFGALVVVGVLSYIFWHMFINIGMVIGILPIVGVPLPLLSYGGTGMLSTMVGLGLISSIAYRRYLF
- the mrdA gene encoding penicillin-binding protein 2, with the translated sequence MSSKYISNSEEEAKSYLPRYRLLYILVLGSGFIIFARLWYLQIIMGTELRDFSEKNLIKETKIPAPRGLILDREGRVLVDNLPGFEATISPQYAVKLKETSSAISPILDSPANTIVTTVKRSRRKNGPFRPVKIKENLSLDEVYRLKLLRLDHPGLNINEAITRHYPLLESGAQLFGYVAEISKEQISKFNNKFRVVFNFEQGDIIGKNGLEEVWERYLRGLDGISIVEVDARGRRTDADSPRAFGFKPQDAIPGHNLILTIDRDIQQAAYTAMNREDHIGPRVGSLVALKSNGEVLAWLSSPSYDPNSFSTGISPEVWGKLINDPFRPLRNRVIQDHYSPGSTFKPIVALAALQEKVITPNTVVHAPGFIRFGRRIYHDHMKGGHGNVTVAEAIERSSNVFFYKMGIALGIDKMAGYAKLLGLGNYTGINMSNEVPGLIPTRDWKLKQMGEEWQPGENLSNAIGQGYVLTNALQMAMAYSTIGQEGPLYRPFVVKKIINQDNELIKEFQPHLIRDASQPNEEGLFISKETFKTVKKGMWRVANGERGTARWWKIPGVEMAGKTGTVQMRSYSADQIYDKCEERPFNQRHHGWFVGFAPADKPEITVAVLAEHACHGSTGGAPVARDVILAYMEKYHPDWISKPKPKVKIAPKKPEPEHVSTEEELE